The genomic region TCTCGCCAACTCTTGCATGGGTCGTGGTATCTAACTTTGCGCCGTCAACACGCCGGCTCCCAACTTGCATTGACACACAAGACACCACCAGCGGGAACCTGTGCGTTGACGGTTCGGTGCTTGTCCCGTCATTCCTGCCATTGACTTTTCCGATACCCACCCCAGCGGCCAAGCAAGCTCCAAGTttcaacagcaccacacacacctcgCCATGGAGGAGCCACGACAGACCAAGCCGACCGGCATTCCTAGGCTCTCCAAAATACCTGTTTCTGGCCAAACAACATCCACATCCAAGCTTCCTGTACCGCGATCTAATTCTGTACGAACATCGCCCTCGCGGGAATCCCTGAAACCCAGTACCACCACCGGACAACTACGCAATCCAAAGCTCAGGACCGCCGCCTCTCGCGATCAATTGGCGACGGCAGCCAGCTCACCTGTTCCGGTTCGCTCCGTATCATCACCCCATACCAGGACATCGCTTTCCCACACGTCTGGAAATGCTAGGAATGCCGCGAACAAGGCCAACCCAGGCTTCACCCCCCAGCCCATGAGGCTGCTGAAACCAGGAGGACAGCCCGCGAACCAGTCCACACGCTCGACCTCAACTTCCCGTGCCCCGAAACGTCAGCCTTCTCAGCAGTGGATTTCTGCCGCTACGGTCGACGAGCCGCTGATCGAGGAACCCGAACATACTGTAACTGTGGAATATGTTGGAAATGATGTGGAGTTGGAGTCTCCCCCCGATTCAGCAAAGCTACGACCTTCGCTTTCCGAGAGAACCATGGAAACCTTGTCTCGTCtaccctcctcgccctcggtcAAAGGAAAAGCTGCGGCATCCTTCTTCGATGTCACTGGTAACGGCAGACAGTCGCCGTCACGACCTGGGAGTCGGTCCTCTCGGCCCGGATCGAGTCACCAGTCTGAGGGTTCAAATGGCCATTCACGCGGCAGCAGACCAGGCTCTCGCGTGGGCTTGGATTCTCCGGTAACATCAACCTTCGGATCACGAATTGCCACCTATCAGACGACCGTCTCCACTGTTGAGAACATACCCCTACGTGGCAGGAGAAGCATTCAATCATTCCAGCTACACTCTGTCAAGACACCATCAAAGGGTGTCCGGACTTCGGTTTATGAAATAAAGTCCCCATCCACCATTTCCTTCCCTCGCACTCGCACGCCCAGCCCTGAGAAGCAGGCCCCGGATGTTGCAGTATCACGGTTTGGCGCAAAGACCGTGGCTACTGGTTTGAGGAAACGGCAATCAGTGAATGGGCTGATGAAGAAACCGTCCACACCTGCACTCCGCAAACAGCCGCCAACTGAGACAACTAGAAAAGCCTCTCCAGCATCGCAAATGTCTTCGGCCACTTCAAACGAGGGGACGCACCCGTCTGGCGGCTCGGTTGTATCAGGAAGCACTGCACTCACAGCAGATTCTGGAGATTCCACCCCCGGACAAGCATACCGCAAAGCTTCGTCCGCTCTGCGTGAGCAAATCGCcaaggcaaaggcggcgaAGCGAGCTGCTGCTTCACAGCAAGCATTTTCTGAGCTTGGAAGTAGTCTACCTGAGGAGCCTCCTCTGGTGCCGACTGACAACAGCTTTGACTTTGGCTTACACCATGACCCCTTCCATCAGCACCGTGATGATAAATCGCAGGAAAAGGTGCTGCGAAGCCGGCTGGAGACAGCGAGGACCAGTGGTCGGCTCAACATTGCCGCCATGGGTCTTCGAAAAATCCCAGCTGACGTTCTCAACATGTACAATCTTGAGTTGGTTGGACAATCTGGCGGTGCCTGGGCCGAGAGTGTTGATCTCACCaggtttgttgctgctgacaACGAGCTGGAGATGATTGCCGAATCTGTGTTCCCAGATGTCGACCCCCAGGAATttgcggatgatgaggatagCCAAGGAAATATCTTTTTGGGACTGGAGACACTGGACTTGCATGGAAACATGCTCATTTCCTTGCCGATGGGGTTGAGACGCCTATCATTGCTCACTTCGCTCAATCTGGTAAGTTTGCACAATGCAGTCGAGATATCACTTGGTCCTTTGCTGACGACCATTCAAAGTCTGTCAACCGACTGGCGAACAACTCGCTCAAGGTTATATCTCAGATCACCTCTCTGCGCGACCTGAAACTCGGTGGCAACCTTTTGTACGGGCCACTTGAACCTTGCTTCTCCGACTTGAAGTACCTTGAAATTTTGGATCTTCATGGCAACAACATTGCATCATTGCCTACCAACTTTGGCAGCCTTTCTCGTCTTAGGATTCTCAACATTGGCGAGAACGGGTTCGAGACTCTGCCTTTCGAGACGCTTGCGGCCTTGCCCCTGACAGAGCTAATTGCACGCAAGAACCAGCTGCGCGGCACACTCGTGGAAGAGCCGGTGCAATCGCTTCCAACCCTCCAGATATTGGATGTTTCCTCCAACCAACTGGCGCATATTTGCTCGACGGGTCGCTCGATTGCCATGCCTGCTTTACACCAGCTGTGTGTTTCGATGAATCGCCTACAGTCGCTTCCCGACATTGGGAACTGGGCCGCTTTGCATACCATTGCGGCTGACGAGAACAGCATCAATGCTATCCCTGAAGGATTCACCAAGCTGTCTCAGCTTCGCTCTGTTGACTTTTCTAGCAATGACATTCGGGTCATCCCTGCCGAGATTGGCCAAATGGAGAGTCTTGCCATGCTTCGGCTGAGTGGTAACCCTTTGCGAGAGAAGAAGTTCAGTACCATGAGCAccgaggagatgaaggagataCTTGCTCAGAGACTCGAGCCACCCGCAGATTTTGAGACGCAGCCCGAACCTCAGCTTGAACCACAGCCCGAATCCCACGTCGAAGCTCAACCTGAACCCCCAGCCGAGGGTCAACCTGAACTTCAGCCTGAACCTCAAATCGAACCTCAACCTGAACTCCAAGCCGCACCTCGGGTTGAACCCCAAGCCCAGCCAGCTCAAACTGATGGTGCAGAAGAGACGCCTGTCCCCCAGGTGACGGGGCCTGTTGCCTCCCACGACGACGCTGACGACAGTCGCTCCGATATGGACGATTTTGCGACCCCGCCAACGTCCGCGCCGACGTCTCCTGCTCGATCACGATCTCAAACCATCACCAGACAAATGTGGCCCGTTAAGCCCGGCGGCGTTTTGGACCGGTCCAACACCGAGTCATCCTCTCTGCACCCCCTCATCAGCTCCAAGGTTGCGGCCAGCAACCAAGTCAAGGAAATCCAgctccaccacaacctgtTTACCTGCCTCCCGGAATCCCTGACCTTTTTTGCCGAGACGATGACTGCGCTGTCGCTGGCTCACAACCAGCTGGTCCGGGAATCCTACCTGGGCGGCGCCAGCGGCAACGAAAAGATTGAGCTCCCAGCTCTGAAGGAACTCAACCTCTCGCACAACCACATTACCGGTTTGGGCCCACTGGTGGCCCATCTGATGGCGCCGAATCTGGAAAAGGTCGATGTGAGCTTCAACCGGATCTCGTGTCTGCCGCCGGGGACGACGCTGAGGGATGCGTTTCCCgagttggtggtgctgcACATTTCGAATAATCACCTGGTGGAGCTGGAGCCGGAGTCGATTagggggatgagggttgTGGATGCTAGTAATAATGATATTGCGCATTTGAATCCGAGGAttgggttgctggggggtgtgctggagaggttggaggtgagcGGGAATCGGTTTAGGGTGCCGAAGTGGAGTgtgctggagagggggaCGGAGGCTACGctgcggtggttgagggggcgGGTGCCGGTTgcggagatgggggaggcggctaggggggagggggcgggggaggaggttgattgACTGTTTGGAGGGTTCAGGTGGTTTTCTGTTGTGTGGTTTCTGATGGGGGTGTTTTTTCcggtggggggtttggtgggatattatttttaactGTGGGCTGCGAGGTTTGTCTTGTTTCTTCGCTTCTCACTCGCGGTTTGCTGTTTCTTGTAGGTTATCATTTGCTAGggctctcttttttttctggggCCGAGTATGTTTGATACCATTTCTTGGGGGTTGTTTCTActgggtgatggcggtgtGTAGGGAGTGTATTTAATTGTGTATCATTATCTTCTGTCTGGGCTGGTTTGTCTGGCTTGTCTACCCGGCTTGAAGGGGGCTGAGGCGTGCCTTATCTGATGTGACGTGTACGTAGGGTAGGGTAGGGTAGGGCAGGAGGGCAACGAGGCATTTTCAACATTGTCGAAAAGCTTTGTGAAATCTTGTTTCTTAAAATCAGCTCGTGGCTTTGCTCGTGACATGGGATGGCGGCGccggggtttgggtttgggtttgggtttgggcagAGGCGGGTTGTGATGATTTGAGattttttgtctttttcttttcttttcttttcagtAGTTTTGCAAATTTGACAACGGCCATTGAGACCCGACACGAGACGAGGCTTACCGCTAGAACATGAGACCTATCACCAGGACGACAATCATCCCTAGCTGAAAACATGATGGAACCCAAAGACATGGTCGGGGTTGCGGTaggggctgctgttggcggCCTACTGGTTTGGTTCTTGACAGGAAAGATTTCTCAACATTTTAGGGAGAGGCGAGAGGCGAAGAGAGGGtcaagggaggggggggaaacaaTTTGAGGGATTTGGAGGCAATGACGGCAGCGACGAGATTAACGGGACGATGGGACTGCCAACACCCGAGAAGATGCTTGAAGTGATACCGCTTAGAAGGTGCTGAAAATACGAGGTAGTTTTGGTAGCAAAAATACAGGATGGAGTACAAGCCAAATGTCCTTCCCCGTCTTCAAGCATTTAATATTCacgtcatcctccctctATTCTATTGCTCTTCTCTGGAGTACCGTTTATTCAACGGCCGTGTATAAGAAGAGCATGACacataaccctaacccccacactttcccccttccccaagttCTAAACCTGGCCCCACAGAAATTACCCCCTGGTCGGTGCACCCTTGTATCACCCCTGACGCGCCACGGTGTGCAACTGCTTGCGCGCCGGACGGACCACCAGCCTCCAAAGTGTCCCTTTGCAATTCAACGACGACagacaatcaccaccaccccaacccgcGCGCTCATTTTGGCATGTCTCCCCGTTCCAATCAATCCTCCCAATTCCAATCAACTAACAGTTCCCTCTCTAATTCCAGATTTCCATTTTCTACCCTCCTTTATCTTACGAGTTTCCACCAACCATCAAGCAACAACTTTCCTTTCAAAACGAAAACAATGACGCGCGCCCAGCAgaccatctccctcgccttgtTGGTGACTTCGGTACGCTCCCACGACCTTGCCAGTTCCACAAACGATTGCTGATAAATTGTGTGGTGGAATAGCTCTACCTCTCCCTCTACTTGGGCTTGATCCCCTTACCAGCTGTTGTTCAGGACGAGATTATCCCTGTGGTGagtcccccccaccccttttgGGGGTTATAATGTgcggtgggtggtggtggtggtgggttaaCAAAGTAAATAACAAGCTCCCCTTCTGGTCCCTCGTCACGTTTGGCGCCTGGCTGCTCTTCCGGCTGGGATGGGGCATGCTCACCTTCAAGGACACGCCCGAGGCGTACGACgagttgatggaggagattaagctggccaaggcggatttgagggttaggggggtggatgttgatTAAAATGTGGCGACTACAGATAAAAGGATACGggtgtttgaggggggaggggggggggcgcgGATGGAAAGAGGTAGGAAAATGAAAAAGATTATAATACAAAAAGTATTGAGATCCAAGAAGGCAAAAAGCTCACCAAGCCTCCCTCCCGGGCTTGGTTACGAAAAACCCCGAAAGGTTTTACTTTGACAAAGACTCGAACGAACGCCCCTTGGTAGCTACATTGTAAGGCCTTACCTAGGTCGGCGCCGCGACTCCCAATACTGCTACGCCATTTGGCGAGAGCCGGGTTGGGAGTCTTGTTCGGTGGGGGAAGGTGCGGGGCGCTAGTACTTATACCGTGGGAGCAGCTGTTATAGCGGAAGGAGCGTCGCAGATAAGGCATGTCACGAGCTATCATTTCATGCTACAAGATGCTGATAAATACATGTGTGTTTCTGGAACCTACACAGCTCTGGTGCTGTCTCCTGCTCTCATGATGTCTGCTCCCCAGCAAGCAGAGACACCACCGTCCGTACAGCGATAAGAGGATCTTCACCTCCCTGTACAAGCTCGTCAAACAGCCTCGGTATCCCAGACAATTGCCCCCTTTCGTCATGTTTACGCCCTGTGATTTTTTGTCAGTCACTAGTCGACATTcgcagaagaaaaaagagaactCACACTTCCCCGGCATccccaccaaaaccccaatatcactcctcgcctcccccgtCCAGTCGAACTCAATCTTCCacatcaccctcaaccccgacacctccccctccccctccccctttccattcAACACCGGAACCTCAAGATCCAAGCACGTCTTCCCCATATACGGAAGCAGCTCCCCAGTATCAtacctctcctcttcctcctccccctccccctcctcctcctcctcctcgccccccaTCTTCCTTACCCtattcctcttcttcctctccctcaacttcctcaccatcccccccaaccgcctcttatcccccacctcccgcTCCAAAATCCTCCAAACCTtggccctctccacccccaccctcacccactcccccaTCGCCCAAGTCAACACACTAATATTGTTCCCCAACCCACTACTCGccaccccgccatcccccaGCCCGTCAACAATCCTCCTCACAAACGgccccaactccccctcgGCCCCAGCCGGATCCATCCTCGGCACCGCAATCCCCGTCACCCCCAAAGTCTTGGTATTAACACTCATCTCAATCCTCGCAGTGAACAACCCCCTACAAGGCTTAGCCGAAGCAACAGTGATAAAATGCTGCTGCACCAGCGgcttcccttcttcttcccacgGCAAAGGGAATATTTGAGACGTAAAACTTAATGGTGTGAACGCCCGGAGAAAAGGGAGGGATTCAGCTGCTGAcatggggagagggtggtgggataTGATCGGTTTGTCCAGGTTATCCGGTGCCTGTtcgggaggagaagaagaaagaggcTTGCTGAacgggaggaaggagatagGGTTGAGCGCCGAGGCGAGCCAGTCGTCTgctggggtggggaggggttctttctctggggggagggcgtgccgccggaggagggagaggatttcttctgggtttggtggtggggaggctTCCTTTTTGGCAAGACGACTTTGTCTTAGGCGCTCGTTTTCtgctgtggtgagggagaggtccTTTTCTAGGGAGGCGAGTTCTGCGtggagggagttgaggaggttctTCTTGTCTGCGTCGGGGTCGATGGGTCTTAGGCCTCGTAGTTCGGCGGTTGTGGGCTCagggggtgctggaggggagCTTTGCTGGCCCTTTTTGccgggggatgggggcggtTGTTGGGTGGGATCGTCGAGCTGGCCTGGTTCTGCTGGTCGAAGGGGGGGctgtttgaggggggatgagCTCTTGATTCTCTCCGCTAGGGCTTTGCTTCGTTTTGGTCTTCTAGACGGGGTGTTGTGTATGCCTGATGGAGGCGTGCTGACTACGGGATCGGGTCGTTCGGGGGTTGGCGGGAGCTCTGGTTCGGGAACTACAACCTCGGGGAGCACGCCGAGGGGTGGTGATCGCCGGAGACCTCGGCGAGCAAAGGGGTTGATTGcttcggcagcctcctcgggtgccgggggtgggagtggtcGTGGTACGGGTCTTGGAAGTGCGCTTTTCGCTTTCGGTCGTCTTGCTGGTGAACGGAGGCCcttatcctcctcgcctACGTTGGCTCCGGTGTTCTGACCCCTCTCCTCTGCTGATGCCGCATCCCGTTTCGCGGACCGTAGATCGAGCTGCTTTCTAAGCGCTCGTGTTAAGCCCCCGGTGCTATCGGGGGTCTCGGCGGACAGAGGCGCATTTGGTGATACTTGCGACTCGGGCTGTATCTGAACAGCGGTTCGAGGTGAGGTTCTCCTTCTCTTGGGCGCTGAAGTTTCCATGGTGGCGTAATTCAGATGTTGTCTATCTAATCATGGTCGCATACAGGTTTGGCGCGAGAAGACAGTTGCGGACACGTCAAATCTGCTGTGTTGTGCTTGCGCGctgggttgatgttgtcgggATGTTGCTTTGCGCTGCTGTGCTGGAAAATTGCCAAGACCAGGCCAAAAGGCTGTCTGATGGACTAAATGTACAGCTACTGTATCACGGGTTGAAGATGTGATGAAAAGGCCTACTGTTTCTAACAATATAGAGGCTACTGAGAGAATATGAAGTGCTGTATGCCTCAGGTCAATTGACGCTCTCTTCAATTACCATATCGCAATGGCCGCCATGGCAATGTAAACACTGATGTTGAACCTCTCAGACTTCACGTGATCTGACACGTGCAGTCGTCAAGGTGGATGATTTGCTCTTGACAGGTGATCCGTGCTTTCCATGACGTTAGCGGCATGTCCTCGGCACAAATTCTTGAAATCCGGTGTCCCGCAGAGCAATGGACCCCTGCCTCGACCACAATTGAAATCTCGTCCGATAAGTAACCGTTTTCTCCCCCAAAGTCCCCGGGTGCCTCTCCCAACCGCCAAcgcttcttttcctccgcTTGCTGCAGCCTTCCCCAAACTCTAAACTCGCACCCACACTTCAaactcccccaaaaaaatgCGGAGATCCATCTTCACTGCGCAGCCCGCCGCGCGCGCTATGAGCCGGGCCCTGAGCAACCAGCCCACCCGCCGTGCATTCGCTTCCACCCCCGCGACCCCCATTGAGCCCTCCAAGGAGCAAGCTCACCCGATCGGTCCCTTTTACGAATCCGTCCTCCGCACCCCCTCCGGTCCCTTCCCCAAGGTCAAGCCGGAAGAGCCCCCTGTCACCTCCCAATCCAACCCCAAGTCCATGCCCGATCCcgccccggccccggccgAAAAGCCCCCCGCCGAAAAGGAGGAGCCGACCGAGAAGCAAgcccccgccgccgaggagaaaccctccaccaaacccgcccccgctccccctaaggaggagaagccaaagccctcccccaaagccgccgccgtcgaggaAGAAAAGCCAGTCGAGGCCCCCATCG from Podospora bellae-mahoneyi strain CBS 112042 chromosome 4, whole genome shotgun sequence harbors:
- a CDS encoding hypothetical protein (COG:I; EggNog:ENOG503P54E), which translates into the protein MSPRSNQSSQFQSTNSSLSNSRFPFSTLLYLTSFHQPSSNNFPFKTKTMTRAQQTISLALLVTSLYLSLYLGLIPLPAVVQDEIIPVLPFWSLVTFGAWLLFRLGWGMLTFKDTPEAYDELMEEIKLAKADLRVRGVDVD
- a CDS encoding hypothetical protein (EggNog:ENOG503P4SB); its protein translation is METSAPKRRRTSPRTAVQIQPESQVSPNAPLSAETPDSTGGLTRALRKQLDLRSAKRDAASAEERGQNTGANVGEEDKGLRSPARRPKAKSALPRPVPRPLPPPAPEEAAEAINPFARRGLRRSPPLGVLPEVVVPEPELPPTPERPDPVVSTPPSGIHNTPSRRPKRSKALAERIKSSSPLKQPPLRPAEPGQLDDPTQQPPPSPGKKGQQSSPPAPPEPTTAELRGLRPIDPDADKKNLLNSLHAELASLEKDLSLTTAENERLRQSRLAKKEASPPPNPEEILSLLRRHALPPEKEPLPTPADDWLASALNPISFLPFSKPLSSSPPEQAPDNLDKPIISHHPLPMSAAESLPFLRAFTPLSFTSQIFPLPWEEEGKPLVQQHFITVASAKPCRGLFTARIEMSVNTKTLGVTGIAVPRMDPAGAEGELGPFVRRIVDGLGDGGVASSGLGNNISVLTWAMGEWVRVGVERAKVWRILEREVGDKRRLGGMVRKLRERKKRNRVRKMGGEEEEEEGEGEEEEERYDTGELLPYMGKTCLDLEVPVLNGKGEGEGEVSGLRVMWKIEFDWTGEARSDIGVLVGMPGKWRKHDERGQLSGIPRLFDELVQGGEDPLIAVRTVVSLLAGEQTS
- a CDS encoding hypothetical protein (EggNog:ENOG503NYSM; COG:S) — translated: MEEPRQTKPTGIPRLSKIPVSGQTTSTSKLPVPRSNSVRTSPSRESLKPSTTTGQLRNPKLRTAASRDQLATAASSPVPVRSVSSPHTRTSLSHTSGNARNAANKANPGFTPQPMRLLKPGGQPANQSTRSTSTSRAPKRQPSQQWISAATVDEPLIEEPEHTVTVEYVGNDVELESPPDSAKLRPSLSERTMETLSRLPSSPSVKGKAAASFFDVTGNGRQSPSRPGSRSSRPGSSHQSEGSNGHSRGSRPGSRVGLDSPVTSTFGSRIATYQTTVSTVENIPLRGRRSIQSFQLHSVKTPSKGVRTSVYEIKSPSTISFPRTRTPSPEKQAPDVAVSRFGAKTVATGLRKRQSVNGLMKKPSTPALRKQPPTETTRKASPASQMSSATSNEGTHPSGGSVVSGSTALTADSGDSTPGQAYRKASSALREQIAKAKAAKRAAASQQAFSELGSSLPEEPPLVPTDNSFDFGLHHDPFHQHRDDKSQEKVLRSRLETARTSGRLNIAAMGLRKIPADVLNMYNLELVGQSGGAWAESVDLTRFVAADNELEMIAESVFPDVDPQEFADDEDSQGNIFLGLETLDLHGNMLISLPMGLRRLSLLTSLNLSVNRLANNSLKVISQITSLRDLKLGGNLLYGPLEPCFSDLKYLEILDLHGNNIASLPTNFGSLSRLRILNIGENGFETLPFETLAALPLTELIARKNQLRGTLVEEPVQSLPTLQILDVSSNQLAHICSTGRSIAMPALHQLCVSMNRLQSLPDIGNWAALHTIAADENSINAIPEGFTKLSQLRSVDFSSNDIRVIPAEIGQMESLAMLRLSGNPLREKKFSTMSTEEMKEILAQRLEPPADFETQPEPQLEPQPESHVEAQPEPPAEGQPELQPEPQIEPQPELQAAPRVEPQAQPAQTDGAEETPVPQVTGPVASHDDADDSRSDMDDFATPPTSAPTSPARSRSQTITRQMWPVKPGGVLDRSNTESSSLHPLISSKVAASNQVKEIQLHHNLFTCLPESLTFFAETMTALSLAHNQLVRESYLGGASGNEKIELPALKELNLSHNHITGLGPLVAHLMAPNLEKVDVSFNRISCLPPGTTLRDAFPELVVLHISNNHLVELEPESIRGMRVVDASNNDIAHLNPRIGLLGGVLERLEVSGNRFRVPKWSVLERGTEATLRWLRGRVPVAEMGEAARGEGAGEEVD